The following proteins are co-located in the Oncorhynchus gorbuscha isolate QuinsamMale2020 ecotype Even-year linkage group LG22, OgorEven_v1.0, whole genome shotgun sequence genome:
- the LOC124009796 gene encoding transmembrane protein 68-like, whose translation MSNGNESCMFGDRDDFLACLFRTFEEWSGLGPLEDYLSYLEYLAWVFTPLVVVFILPFLIVILLYLSILFLHVYKHKNQLREAYSNNLWDGARKTLATLWDGHGFIWHGYEIHGMEKIPDEGAALIVYYHGAIPIDYYYFLAKVLIQKGRIVHSVADYFLFKVPGFKLLLEVFSVIHGPQKECVKALKSGHLLGISPGGVREALLSDETYPLLWGKRKGFAQVAIDSKVPIIPMFTQNVREGFRSLGGLSFFRWSYEKFRVPMAPVYGGFPVKFRTYLGNPIPYDHNISAAELAEKTQQAVQALIDRHQIIPGNVLRALLERFHSRYKDK comes from the exons CTGCCTCTTTCGCACATTTGAGGAATGGTCAGGACTAGGACCACTGGAAGACTATCTGAGCTATCTGGAGTACCTGGCCTGGGTTTTCACCCCTCTGGTTGTCGTTTTCATCTTGCCCTTCCTCATTGTGATCTTACTCTACCTttccatcctcttcctccatgTGTACAAACACAAGAACCAGCTCAGGGAGGCCTACTCCAACAACCTGTGGGATGGTGCTAGAAAAACGCTGGCAACGTTATGGGATGGCCACGGGTTCATCTGGCACG GATATGAAATCCATGGTATGGAGAAGATTCCCGATGAAGGAGCAGCTCTTATAGTCTATTATCATGGGGCTATTCCCATTGACTATTATTACTTTCTGGCAAAGGTCCTCATTCAAAAGGGGCGGATTGTTCACTCAGTCGCTGATTACTTTCTGTTCAAAGTTCCAG GGTTCAAGCTGCTGTTGGAGGTGTTCAGTGTCATCCACGGGCCCCAGAAGGAGTGTGTGAAGGCCCTAAAAAGTGGTCACCTCCTGGGCATCTCACCTGGAGGCGTGAGGGAAGCCCTCCTCAGTGACGAGACCTATCCACTGCTCTGGGGGAAGAGAAAGGGCTTTGCACAAGTGGCTATCGATTCCAAAGTG CCAATAATTCCGATGTTTACTCAAAACGTCAGGGAAGGATTCCGATCTCTTGGAGGATTAA GCTTTTTCAGATGGTCGTATGAAAAGTTCCGCGTGCCGATGGCTCCTGTCTATGGGGGGTTTCCTGTGAAGTTTCGTACATACCTAGGCAACCCCATCCCATACGACCATAACATTAGTGCAGCAGAATTAGCAGAAAAG ACACAGCAAGCAGTTCAAGCACTCATTGACAGACACCAAATAATTCCTGGGAATGTCCTTCGAGCATTACTAGAGCGATTCCACAGCAGGTATAAAGACAAATAA